A part of Lactobacillus sp. ESL0700 genomic DNA contains:
- a CDS encoding malonate decarboxylase subunit delta, with protein sequence MEKLHFSFAAHEPIARPVHVGVVASGDLEIIMRPTTAKQSELDIITGSDGFQKVWQNVLERFFARYPLLAKFEINDYGATPGVVNLRLTQAMEALNDEQ encoded by the coding sequence ATGGAGAAGTTACATTTTAGTTTTGCAGCACATGAGCCAATTGCACGGCCTGTTCATGTTGGTGTTGTTGCTTCCGGTGATTTGGAAATAATTATGCGTCCAACTACGGCAAAGCAATCGGAGCTTGATATTATCACTGGCAGTGATGGCTTTCAAAAAGTTTGGCAGAATGTTTTGGAACGCTTTTTTGCTCGTTATCCGCTGTTGGCCAAGTTTGAAATTAATGATTATGGCGCTACACCGGGTGTTGTAAATTTGCGTCTTACTCAAGCAATGGAGGCATTGAACGATGAACAATAG
- the mdcA gene encoding malonate decarboxylase subunit alpha, with translation MSERRNWATHREAKQQKLANASRLLDGKFAKTEDATAVLEALINPGDKVVLEGDNQKQASFLSKTLANVDPEKVNHLHMIMSSISRPEHLDIFEDGIASKIDFSYAGPQSTRVSQMIADGTLQVGDIHTYLELYARLYIDLIPNVVLVAADKVDRVGNLYTGYNTEETPVIVEAAAFHDGIVIVQANEIVDQVPRVDIPGDWVDVIIPADEPYQLEPLFTRDPQNITELQILMAMMAIRGIYEKHNVQSVNHGVGFNTAAIELLLPTYGEQLGLKGKIVPNWEVNPTPTLIPAIESGWIESIHSFGGEVGMEKYIAARPDVFFVGPDGTMRSNRAYGQMAGQYALDMFVGSTLQIDQYGNSSTVTHGRLSGFGGAPNMGSNPTGRRHSTPAWQSLRPDDNPLGKGQKLVVQMVETFGANKKPVFVDQLDAVEVQKEAKLKNVPIMIYSEDTTHIVTEEGVAYLYKTDSMAERQAAIEAIAGVTPVGLRSNPATVKDLRQRGIVAFPEDLGVKRNQATRSLLAAQNMEDLVKWSKGLYTPPAKFRSWS, from the coding sequence ATGAGTGAAAGACGAAATTGGGCCACACACCGTGAGGCTAAACAGCAAAAATTGGCTAATGCTAGTCGGCTGTTAGATGGTAAGTTTGCTAAAACCGAAGATGCGACAGCTGTTTTGGAAGCCCTGATTAATCCCGGCGATAAGGTTGTGCTAGAAGGCGATAACCAAAAGCAGGCCAGCTTTTTATCTAAAACATTGGCCAATGTTGATCCGGAAAAGGTCAACCATTTGCACATGATTATGAGCAGTATTTCTCGGCCTGAACATTTGGATATTTTTGAGGATGGGATTGCCAGCAAGATTGATTTTTCTTATGCTGGTCCGCAAAGTACGCGGGTGTCGCAAATGATTGCCGACGGCACTTTGCAAGTTGGCGATATTCATACATACTTGGAATTATATGCCAGATTATATATTGACTTAATCCCCAATGTTGTTTTGGTTGCTGCCGATAAGGTTGATCGCGTGGGCAATTTGTACACAGGTTACAATACCGAAGAAACGCCGGTAATTGTTGAAGCGGCCGCTTTTCATGACGGGATTGTGATTGTGCAGGCAAATGAGATTGTCGATCAAGTTCCGCGAGTTGATATTCCGGGAGATTGGGTTGACGTGATTATTCCTGCAGATGAACCGTATCAACTTGAGCCACTGTTTACTCGTGATCCGCAAAACATTACAGAATTGCAGATTTTAATGGCAATGATGGCTATTCGGGGCATTTATGAAAAGCACAACGTGCAGTCAGTTAACCATGGGGTTGGCTTTAACACCGCGGCGATTGAATTGTTACTACCAACCTATGGTGAGCAGCTGGGGTTAAAAGGCAAAATTGTTCCTAACTGGGAGGTCAACCCAACACCAACATTAATTCCGGCGATTGAATCGGGCTGGATTGAGTCAATTCACTCTTTTGGTGGTGAAGTTGGAATGGAAAAATACATTGCTGCCAGGCCAGATGTTTTCTTTGTTGGCCCTGATGGGACAATGCGTTCAAACCGTGCTTATGGCCAAATGGCTGGGCAATACGCGCTCGATATGTTTGTCGGGTCAACGTTGCAGATTGACCAGTACGGTAATTCTTCGACGGTAACTCACGGGCGGCTGTCCGGCTTTGGCGGTGCGCCTAACATGGGATCGAACCCAACAGGACGGCGACATTCCACACCTGCTTGGCAAAGTTTACGGCCTGACGATAATCCGTTAGGTAAGGGACAAAAATTGGTAGTGCAAATGGTAGAAACTTTTGGCGCTAATAAAAAGCCGGTTTTTGTCGATCAGCTTGATGCAGTTGAGGTGCAAAAAGAAGCCAAACTGAAGAACGTACCCATCATGATTTATTCCGAGGACACAACGCATATCGTTACCGAAGAAGGCGTTGCCTATTTATACAAGACCGACAGTATGGCGGAACGGCAGGCAGCCATTGAGGCAATTGCTGGTGTGACGCCAGTTGGCTTGCGTTCTAATCCAGCAACAGTTAAGGATTTGCGTCAGCGTGGCATAGTGGCTTTTCCTGAGGATTTAGGTGTGAAAAGAAATCAGGCAACGCGTTCGCTGTTAGCGGCGCAAAATATGGAAGACCTTGTTAAGTGGTCTAAAGGTCTGTACACACCACCAGCTAAGTTCCGCAGTTGGAGCTAA
- a CDS encoding acyltransferase domain-containing protein, with translation MRALWLFPGQGSQFAGMLAHVTPELKEHVEQLLGLKLVDTAEGYRDSVQLQVSIALVQVDQINQLIAAGNKPDLVAGHSLGAFAAAYAAGSIKQDDLFQVVKHRASLMQNAYPSGYGMGVVAGLTRRQLAPLVAQINSSATPVFLSNQNAANQTCISGKLTAIDQVLQLAKQNGAVIAQRLRVPVPSHSPLMQKVAEQLEQEIAQITIAKPHCRYLTNYSGRSVRQAEFVATDLINNLIYPVYFEDMINVAQDYQPEVIVNFAPGTPFKTILHQTFGDLRQISLNQTSVADAIYLLNKWKKR, from the coding sequence TTGCGGGCATTATGGTTGTTTCCAGGACAGGGTAGTCAATTTGCTGGGATGCTGGCTCACGTCACTCCTGAATTAAAAGAGCACGTTGAGCAATTGTTGGGGCTAAAATTAGTGGACACAGCAGAGGGCTATCGTGATTCAGTTCAATTGCAAGTTAGCATTGCGTTAGTGCAAGTTGACCAGATTAATCAGCTAATTGCCGCTGGAAATAAGCCTGATTTAGTGGCAGGTCATAGTTTAGGTGCTTTTGCGGCAGCCTATGCAGCTGGTAGCATTAAGCAAGATGATTTGTTTCAAGTTGTTAAACACCGCGCAAGCTTGATGCAGAACGCGTATCCCAGTGGCTATGGCATGGGAGTTGTCGCGGGTTTAACTAGAAGGCAGCTGGCACCGTTAGTGGCGCAGATAAACTCTTCTGCTACTCCGGTTTTTTTATCAAATCAAAACGCAGCTAACCAAACTTGTATTTCAGGCAAGCTGACGGCAATTGACCAGGTATTGCAATTAGCCAAGCAAAACGGTGCCGTCATAGCACAACGATTAAGAGTGCCGGTGCCGTCGCATTCACCATTGATGCAAAAGGTAGCTGAACAACTAGAGCAGGAAATTGCGCAAATTACGATTGCTAAACCGCATTGCCGCTACTTAACTAACTATTCGGGGCGCAGCGTTCGTCAGGCAGAGTTTGTGGCTACGGATTTAATTAATAACTTAATATACCCAGTATATTTTGAAGACATGATTAATGTAGCGCAGGATTATCAGCCGGAAGTAATTGTCAACTTTGCACCAGGTACGCCATTTAAGACGATTTTGCACCAAACATTTGGCGATTTACGACAGATTAGCCTTAATCAAACAAGCGTTGCCGATGCGATTTACCTATTAAATAAATGGAAAAAGAGGTAG
- a CDS encoding oligopeptide ABC transporter substrate-binding protein yields MRKFKTLSSLGIITTAALVLTACGKSSDTANESKSVSKLPESTPVKATKQGGTLKLALETDTPFSGIFSNELSTSDIDSEVASPGAETLFDTDNHYRITDKGPATLKLNRKNNTVTITVKKGVKWSDGKQVTAKDLEYPYEIIANKTSKSERYNKNLENILGLKDYHDGKASSISGIEMPNGENGRTIIIHFYELKPGMYNSGNRYFWETAEPYHYLKNVPFSKLVSSDQIRKKPLFFGPFKAAKVTRGQSVTWTPNKYYWRGKPKLNKIILQVVTPNSATQAIKSHKFDVADIIPTQWMQVKDTKNVNFIAQIPLAYHYIGFKVGKWDAKQNKNVMNKNAKMNNKALRQAIGYAMNVDQVDKHYTHGIKFRVPTLIPAQYGDYSDQTNPGFNFNLKKANNILDKAGFKKKGKWRTQPNGKPLTITFAAMSGDTNQEPIVQNYLQQWHKIGLNVKLAGGRLTEFNSFYDKIQNDDPTIDMYMAGWGLPSEPSPQSYYSETSILNYMRYVTPENNKLLREIDSPKAFNHKYRVQKFHEWQKYMAAQAWAIPIDNAYTITAVNSDITGYSKEPAQSNNNHPLWYKVGFVK; encoded by the coding sequence ATGCGAAAATTTAAAACATTAAGTTCCCTTGGAATTATAACCACAGCCGCACTCGTTTTGACTGCTTGTGGTAAGAGCAGTGACACCGCAAATGAAAGTAAATCAGTTAGTAAATTACCGGAATCTACCCCAGTTAAAGCCACTAAACAAGGCGGTACTTTGAAGTTAGCATTAGAAACTGACACCCCGTTTTCTGGTATTTTTTCTAATGAATTATCAACCAGTGATATTGATTCCGAGGTTGCCAGCCCCGGTGCAGAAACACTCTTTGATACCGATAATCATTACCGAATTACCGACAAAGGCCCAGCCACTTTAAAACTTAACCGCAAGAATAACACGGTTACGATTACAGTGAAAAAAGGCGTTAAATGGTCGGATGGTAAGCAAGTAACGGCCAAGGACTTGGAATATCCTTACGAAATTATTGCTAATAAGACTTCCAAATCTGAGCGTTATAACAAGAATTTGGAAAACATCTTGGGCTTGAAGGATTATCATGATGGCAAGGCCAGCAGCATTTCTGGGATTGAAATGCCTAATGGCGAGAACGGCCGAACCATTATCATTCATTTCTATGAATTAAAGCCCGGTATGTACAACAGTGGTAACCGCTACTTCTGGGAAACAGCCGAGCCTTACCATTACTTAAAGAATGTTCCGTTTAGCAAATTGGTATCTTCTGACCAAATTAGAAAAAAGCCCCTGTTCTTTGGTCCCTTCAAGGCTGCCAAAGTTACTCGCGGGCAATCAGTTACATGGACGCCTAATAAGTATTATTGGCGTGGTAAACCAAAGTTAAATAAAATCATTCTTCAAGTTGTTACCCCTAATTCAGCAACGCAGGCGATTAAGAGCCACAAGTTCGACGTCGCCGACATTATTCCAACGCAATGGATGCAAGTTAAAGATACCAAGAACGTCAACTTTATTGCGCAAATCCCGCTGGCTTACCATTATATTGGTTTCAAAGTCGGTAAATGGGACGCCAAGCAGAATAAGAACGTCATGAACAAAAACGCCAAAATGAATAACAAAGCGCTGCGGCAAGCCATCGGCTACGCAATGAATGTTGACCAGGTCGATAAGCATTACACTCATGGGATTAAGTTCCGCGTGCCAACGCTAATTCCGGCACAATACGGTGATTATTCGGACCAGACAAATCCGGGCTTTAACTTTAATTTGAAAAAGGCCAACAATATTTTAGATAAGGCGGGCTTCAAGAAAAAGGGCAAGTGGCGCACACAACCAAATGGTAAGCCGCTAACTATCACCTTCGCCGCAATGAGTGGTGATACCAACCAAGAGCCAATTGTTCAAAATTATTTGCAGCAATGGCACAAGATTGGTTTGAATGTTAAGTTGGCTGGTGGTCGCTTGACTGAATTTAATTCATTCTATGATAAAATTCAAAACGATGATCCGACAATTGACATGTATATGGCTGGCTGGGGACTGCCAAGTGAGCCTTCGCCGCAATCGTATTATAGTGAAACTTCAATCTTAAATTACATGCGTTATGTAACTCCTGAAAATAATAAGTTATTACGCGAAATCGATTCTCCTAAAGCATTTAACCACAAATACCGGGTACAAAAATTCCACGAATGGCAAAAGTACATGGCTGCCCAAGCTTGGGCAATTCCAATTGATAATGCCTATACAATTACTGCCGTTAACTCCGACATTACTGGCTATTCAAAAGAGCCAGCACAATCAAACAACAATCACCCACTTTGGTATAAAGTTGGTTTTGTTAAATAG
- a CDS encoding D-2-hydroxyacid dehydrogenase → MKIVNLDSYALNPGDLDWTPLKDFGDCQFYDRTPIDDDAEILKRIGDAEIVLTNKTPLNEHVINAAPNLKYIGVTATGYNVIDLDAAKNAGVTVTNVPSYGSDAVAQFTFALLLEIYNQVGLHNKLVHEGKWTSNPDFTFWAKPLSELQGKTIGLVGFGAIAKRVAEIAHAFRMNIIFYNHRPKDVPGPWVKQVSLDELYKQADIITLHVPQTPETTDMICAASIKKMKPGVVIINTARGGLINEADLAAALNDGQVAAAGVDVAQAEPIPADSPLLTAKNCYITPHIAWAPRETRDRLLQIVFANLRAYLNGEKLNVIE, encoded by the coding sequence ATGAAAATTGTAAATTTGGATAGTTATGCTTTGAACCCTGGCGATCTTGACTGGACACCACTTAAGGATTTTGGCGATTGTCAATTTTATGATCGGACTCCGATTGATGATGATGCCGAAATTTTAAAGCGAATTGGTGACGCTGAAATCGTGTTAACCAATAAGACGCCACTTAATGAGCATGTGATTAATGCAGCGCCAAACTTGAAATATATTGGCGTGACGGCCACGGGCTACAATGTGATTGACCTTGATGCAGCCAAAAACGCTGGTGTCACGGTAACCAACGTCCCAAGTTATGGCTCAGATGCCGTGGCCCAATTTACCTTTGCCTTGCTGCTAGAAATTTATAATCAAGTTGGTTTGCATAACAAGCTAGTTCATGAAGGTAAGTGGACGAGCAATCCCGACTTCACCTTCTGGGCTAAGCCATTATCTGAACTGCAAGGCAAGACGATTGGTTTAGTCGGCTTTGGTGCCATTGCTAAACGAGTTGCTGAGATTGCTCATGCTTTTAGAATGAACATTATTTTCTATAATCATCGTCCTAAAGATGTTCCTGGCCCTTGGGTTAAGCAGGTGAGTCTTGACGAGCTGTACAAGCAAGCGGATATTATCACGCTGCACGTGCCGCAAACTCCAGAAACAACCGATATGATTTGTGCAGCTTCAATTAAAAAAATGAAGCCTGGTGTTGTCATTATTAATACGGCTCGCGGCGGTTTAATCAATGAAGCCGACCTTGCTGCTGCTTTGAATGATGGTCAAGTTGCTGCAGCTGGTGTCGATGTTGCTCAAGCTGAACCGATTCCGGCAGATAGTCCGTTGCTGACAGCCAAGAATTGCTACATTACGCCACATATTGCATGGGCTCCACGGGAGACACGCGACCGACTTTTACAAATTGTGTTTGCCAACTTGCGTGCATATCTAAACGGTGAAAAATTAAACGTTATTGAATAA
- a CDS encoding arsenate reductase family protein produces the protein MIKFYGYKRCSTSRSAEKWLHEHDVDVDFQDLVEQPPKKEDLVNWMTAHQDRGLRYFFNTHGMDYRKLHLKDQLPDMTIDKAAEMMSKNGKLIKRPLVVDGDKLTCGFNEDVYKDTWLSKRA, from the coding sequence ATGATTAAGTTTTATGGTTATAAACGTTGTTCAACCTCGCGCAGTGCCGAAAAGTGGCTGCATGAGCATGATGTTGACGTCGACTTTCAAGATTTAGTAGAGCAGCCACCTAAAAAAGAAGACCTAGTTAACTGGATGACCGCCCATCAGGACCGCGGATTGCGTTACTTCTTCAACACTCACGGCATGGACTACCGCAAACTGCACTTAAAGGACCAATTACCAGACATGACAATTGATAAAGCAGCCGAAATGATGTCCAAGAACGGCAAACTAATCAAACGGCCACTTGTTGTTGATGGCGACAAGCTAACCTGCGGCTTCAACGAAGATGTTTACAAAGATACTTGGCTATCAAAGCGAGCTTAA
- a CDS encoding Xaa-Pro dipeptidyl-peptidase yields MKYNQYAYVETDFKTQVQELLNIQFLPKNYQELTFSGLLAELVENALAEVNPTADFARQAKLSEFAVSETQTLADFLTANPESITLDQFYNIALQLLGYHVHYDYQLADPLGFMTKQALPIVSNINNKDELIHAFYRLLNTRAKNGQLLIDVMAGKGYFHEKLLGDPESIFILFNGKSLPVFDTSNVIREVVYVESDLDTDSDGQSDLLQTTIFRPVESEMMKVPALYTASPYFGGVIDNVKRNHSVDENLSDATEWTNPQYEPTARVKAKKSGSENHAAMEEAVGKSSYTFNEYMLARGFASVFAGGIGTRGSDGLRITGSPEETESAKEIIEWLHGDRIAYTDRNRTHQVKASWCNGNIGMTGRSYLGTLQIAVATTGVKGLKTVVSEAAISSWYDYYREHGLVIAPEACQGEDMDLLAETCQSNLWDAGSYLKIKPKYDAMQQRLLTKEDRTTGQYSDFWEARNYRHHTDNIKCSWISVHGLNDWNVKPKNAYKIWQKIKNLPLPIKPHLFLHQGPHYNMNNLVSIDFTDLMNLWLVHELLEVDNGAEKQWPTVMIQDNLEADIWHQEADWSDELGQEMTYYPTDDGELQKDGNGKKQLAFVDVGGQKFKQAHISESDWQYQFICGKEPWASSSLRFTTDEFIHPVTIVGRPEVTVHVSSSLNKGQLSVALVELGDRKRLTATPKFLMPGGQELGYRFGTDTLQEFMPDKLTHAKLITKAHMNLQNYADMKKPAAIEAGQFYDLTFKLQPTYYRLPVGSRLCLIIYSTDQGMTKRPLEEATYTVDLAKTAIKFSQK; encoded by the coding sequence ATGAAATACAATCAATATGCATATGTCGAAACCGACTTTAAAACGCAAGTGCAAGAATTACTTAACATTCAATTTTTACCAAAAAATTATCAAGAACTAACTTTTAGCGGGTTACTAGCAGAATTGGTCGAAAACGCGCTGGCGGAGGTTAATCCTACCGCAGATTTTGCAAGACAAGCTAAGCTGAGTGAATTTGCCGTTTCAGAAACACAAACCTTGGCCGACTTTTTAACAGCAAATCCAGAAAGCATCACACTAGATCAATTTTATAACATTGCCTTGCAGCTTTTGGGCTACCACGTTCACTACGATTATCAGCTGGCTGACCCACTCGGCTTTATGACCAAGCAGGCCCTACCGATAGTTTCTAACATTAACAACAAGGATGAGCTAATTCATGCTTTTTACCGGTTGTTAAACACCCGCGCTAAAAACGGTCAACTATTAATTGATGTCATGGCTGGTAAAGGTTACTTTCACGAAAAACTCCTTGGTGACCCTGAGAGTATATTTATCTTATTTAACGGCAAAAGCTTGCCAGTATTTGATACCAGCAATGTTATTCGCGAAGTTGTCTATGTGGAAAGCGACCTCGATACTGATAGCGATGGTCAATCGGACTTATTACAAACGACTATTTTTCGCCCAGTGGAAAGCGAAATGATGAAGGTCCCAGCACTTTATACTGCTAGCCCTTACTTTGGCGGCGTTATTGATAACGTTAAACGCAATCACAGTGTCGATGAGAATTTGAGTGATGCAACTGAATGGACTAATCCGCAATATGAACCTACAGCTCGAGTAAAAGCCAAAAAGTCTGGCTCTGAAAATCATGCGGCAATGGAAGAAGCTGTCGGCAAATCATCTTACACATTTAACGAGTACATGCTTGCCCGCGGCTTCGCCAGTGTCTTTGCCGGCGGCATCGGAACTCGCGGCTCTGACGGCTTGCGCATTACAGGTTCTCCTGAAGAAACCGAAAGTGCCAAGGAAATTATCGAGTGGCTGCACGGCGATCGTATTGCTTATACTGATCGCAATCGAACTCATCAAGTTAAGGCTTCATGGTGCAACGGCAATATCGGCATGACCGGTCGCTCCTACTTGGGCACCCTGCAAATCGCCGTTGCCACAACTGGAGTTAAGGGGCTAAAAACCGTTGTTTCTGAAGCCGCTATCTCCTCATGGTACGACTATTACCGTGAACACGGCTTAGTGATCGCCCCCGAGGCCTGCCAAGGTGAAGACATGGACCTGCTTGCCGAGACCTGTCAGTCTAATCTTTGGGACGCAGGTTCTTATTTGAAGATCAAGCCGAAGTATGATGCCATGCAACAGCGGCTTTTAACTAAAGAAGACCGCACAACAGGACAGTATTCGGACTTTTGGGAAGCACGCAACTATCGCCACCATACAGACAATATTAAATGCTCTTGGATCAGTGTTCACGGGCTCAATGATTGGAATGTTAAGCCGAAGAATGCTTACAAAATTTGGCAAAAAATCAAAAACTTGCCGCTGCCAATTAAGCCGCACTTGTTCCTACATCAAGGGCCGCATTACAACATGAATAACCTGGTTTCAATTGACTTTACCGACCTGATGAACCTCTGGCTTGTTCATGAGTTGCTCGAAGTTGATAATGGTGCTGAAAAGCAGTGGCCAACCGTCATGATTCAAGATAATTTAGAAGCTGACATTTGGCATCAAGAAGCTGATTGGAGTGATGAGTTAGGTCAAGAAATGACTTATTACCCAACTGATGATGGTGAGCTGCAAAAAGATGGCAATGGCAAAAAGCAACTAGCATTTGTTGATGTTGGCGGGCAAAAATTTAAACAAGCCCATATTTCTGAGAGTGACTGGCAATATCAATTTATCTGCGGCAAAGAGCCGTGGGCATCATCAAGCCTGCGCTTTACCACCGATGAATTTATTCATCCCGTGACGATTGTGGGTCGACCCGAAGTTACAGTTCATGTTTCTTCCAGTTTGAACAAGGGTCAACTCTCAGTTGCCCTAGTTGAGTTAGGTGATCGCAAGCGCCTGACAGCCACGCCTAAATTCCTAATGCCTGGCGGACAAGAACTCGGCTATCGCTTTGGCACTGATACCCTGCAAGAGTTCATGCCGGACAAGCTAACCCATGCTAAATTAATTACCAAAGCACACATGAACTTGCAGAATTACGCTGATATGAAAAAGCCTGCTGCGATTGAAGCTGGACAGTTTTATGACCTGACCTTTAAATTGCAGCCAACTTATTATCGGCTTCCTGTCGGCAGTCGCCTGTGCCTAATCATCTATTCCACTGACCAAGGCATGACTAAGCGCCCACTTGAAGAAGCAACTTATACAGTTGATCTGGCAAAGACAGCAATTAAATTTAGTCAAAAATAA
- the treC gene encoding alpha,alpha-phosphotrehalase yields the protein MVNLGKKIIYQIYPKSFYDANGDGVGDIRGIIQKIPYIKKLNVDMVWFNPFFVSPQRDNGYDIANYYQIDPLFGTMADFDELVAKLKEINVDVMLDMVFNHCSTSNIWFQKALAGDEKYQKFFYLRKAKKDGSLPTNWQSKFGGPAWAKFGDSDYYYLHLYDPSQADLDWHNPEVRQEVYKVINFWRSKGVKGFRFDVINVTGKAAKLVDSTDPVEEKSLYTDTPVVHKYLKEMNAASFGKDPDSITVGEMSSTTIKNSIAYSKPSEHELSMVFNFHHLKVDYKNGEKWTKMPFDFMKLKSLLTQWQEEMDQGGGWNALFWNNHDQPMALSRFGDPGKYRAKSAEMLATAIHLMRGTPYIYMGEEIGMTDPDYSSINSYVDIESKNAFNNLKKQGMSDQEAFAIVHAKSRDNSRTPMHWDNQKYAGFSKVKPWLMPKNQAQINVKKELTKGEIFNYYQQLIKLRKHEDLISDGHIKMFLKSDQSVLAYERYLDDDSPKILVFNNFYGQEHVVSVPEEYCNRTYQVLISNYQEDEVEINHSLHLRPYEALAIKIVA from the coding sequence ATGGTTAATTTAGGTAAAAAGATAATCTATCAGATTTATCCCAAATCTTTCTATGATGCTAATGGTGATGGTGTTGGCGATATTCGTGGAATCATTCAAAAAATTCCTTATATCAAAAAGTTAAATGTTGATATGGTCTGGTTTAATCCCTTTTTTGTTTCGCCGCAGCGCGATAATGGCTATGATATTGCGAATTATTATCAGATCGACCCGCTCTTTGGCACGATGGCGGACTTTGATGAGCTGGTTGCTAAGCTAAAAGAAATTAATGTTGATGTGATGCTGGACATGGTCTTTAATCATTGTTCGACTAGCAATATCTGGTTTCAAAAGGCTCTGGCAGGCGATGAAAAGTACCAGAAGTTTTTCTATTTACGTAAAGCTAAAAAAGATGGCAGTTTGCCGACCAATTGGCAGAGTAAATTCGGCGGTCCTGCTTGGGCTAAGTTCGGCGATAGCGATTATTATTATTTACATCTCTATGATCCAAGCCAGGCTGACCTTGATTGGCACAATCCTGAAGTAAGACAGGAAGTCTACAAGGTAATCAACTTTTGGCGTTCTAAGGGAGTAAAGGGCTTCAGGTTTGACGTAATCAATGTTACTGGAAAGGCAGCTAAGTTAGTTGATTCAACTGACCCTGTAGAAGAAAAGAGTCTCTACACTGATACGCCAGTAGTTCATAAGTATTTAAAAGAAATGAATGCGGCCAGTTTTGGCAAGGATCCTGATAGCATTACAGTTGGCGAAATGTCTTCAACAACCATTAAAAATTCGATTGCGTATTCCAAGCCTAGTGAGCATGAATTATCAATGGTGTTTAACTTTCATCACTTAAAGGTTGATTACAAAAATGGTGAAAAGTGGACCAAGATGCCGTTTGATTTTATGAAACTGAAAAGTTTGTTAACTCAATGGCAGGAAGAGATGGATCAAGGTGGCGGCTGGAATGCTCTGTTTTGGAATAATCATGATCAACCAATGGCCTTGAGCCGATTTGGCGACCCCGGAAAGTACAGGGCAAAGTCTGCCGAGATGCTGGCTACTGCAATTCATCTGATGCGGGGCACGCCGTACATTTATATGGGGGAAGAAATCGGAATGACCGATCCTGATTATTCTTCAATCAATAGTTATGTTGATATTGAAAGCAAAAATGCCTTTAATAATTTGAAAAAGCAAGGCATGTCAGATCAAGAGGCCTTCGCCATTGTCCATGCCAAATCTCGCGATAATTCGCGTACGCCAATGCACTGGGATAATCAAAAATATGCTGGCTTTAGTAAGGTCAAGCCGTGGCTAATGCCGAAAAATCAGGCGCAGATTAATGTCAAAAAAGAACTGACGAAGGGTGAAATCTTCAATTATTATCAACAGCTGATTAAGTTACGTAAGCATGAAGATTTAATTTCAGATGGCCATATTAAAATGTTCTTGAAATCTGATCAGAGTGTGCTGGCCTATGAACGCTATTTGGATGATGATTCACCAAAAATATTAGTCTTTAATAATTTTTATGGTCAAGAGCATGTGGTCAGTGTGCCAGAGGAGTACTGCAATCGGACTTACCAGGTTTTAATTAGTAATTATCAAGAAGATGAAGTTGAAATTAATCACTCTTTGCATCTAAGACCATATGAAGCACTGGCAATAAAAATTGTTGCTTAA
- the treR gene encoding trehalose operon repressor: MMQSKSDIIAQDIAAKIKHEQFKANSFLPSESELTKLYGTSRETVRKALQGLNSLGLIQKIRGKGSLVLNLEQYSFPISGISSFAELSKSLGMDAQTEVLTLEKMHTLPELFKKKFPNEKQQTGFYVERLRKINGNAEILDCDFLFSPPINELPLDAAQTSIYNYLENEKGLEVSYATKAITVEKVDDELQRKLSLKDKTAVLVASHNYLSDATLFQLTLSYHDPSKFKFVDFARRQRIRF, from the coding sequence ATAATGCAGTCGAAATCAGATATTATTGCGCAAGATATTGCAGCCAAAATTAAACACGAGCAATTTAAAGCTAATTCTTTTTTACCAAGCGAAAGTGAGTTAACTAAGTTATACGGGACCTCGAGAGAGACGGTGCGTAAGGCATTGCAGGGGTTAAATTCGTTAGGCTTAATTCAAAAGATACGTGGTAAGGGATCTCTTGTTTTGAATTTGGAGCAGTATTCTTTTCCAATTTCTGGTATTTCGAGTTTTGCGGAATTAAGTAAGTCTTTAGGCATGGATGCACAAACTGAGGTTTTAACTTTAGAGAAGATGCATACTTTACCTGAACTTTTTAAGAAAAAGTTTCCTAATGAAAAGCAACAAACTGGGTTTTATGTTGAGCGATTACGAAAAATTAATGGCAATGCAGAAATTCTTGATTGTGATTTTCTCTTTTCACCACCGATTAACGAGTTGCCACTAGATGCGGCTCAGACCTCAATTTATAACTACCTAGAAAATGAAAAAGGGTTGGAAGTTTCGTATGCGACCAAGGCAATTACGGTTGAGAAGGTCGACGATGAATTGCAAAGAAAGCTAAGCTTGAAGGACAAAACCGCTGTACTGGTTGCTAGTCATAATTATTTGAGTGATGCAACCTTGTTCCAGTTGACACTGTCTTATCATGATCCAAGTAAATTTAAATTTGTTGATTTTGCGCGCAGACAAAGAATTAGATTTTAA